From one Rattus norvegicus strain BN/NHsdMcwi chromosome 7, GRCr8, whole genome shotgun sequence genomic stretch:
- the Fmnl3 gene encoding formin-like protein 3 isoform X3 produces MLLPRFDFEGLESGDDGAFDKLRSWSRSIEDLQPPNALSAPFTNSLARSARQSVLRYSTLPGRRALKNSRLVSQKDDVHVCILCLRAIMNYQYGFNLVMSHPHAVNEIALSLNNKNPRTKALVLELLAAVCLVRGGHEIILAAFDNFKEVCKELHRFEKLMEYFRNEDSNIDFLVACMQFINIVVHSVEDMNFRVHLQYEFTKLGLEEFLQKSRHTESEKLQVQIQAYLDNVFDVGGLLEDAETKNVALEKVEELEEHVSHLTEKLLDLENENMMRVAELEKQLLQREKELESIKETYENTSNQVHTLRRLIKEKEEAFQRRCHLEPSARSLESMGGSEALARVGPTELTEGSTPSDLDLLAPAPPAEETLPLPPPPAPPLPPPPPPLPDKCPPAPPLPGAAPSVVLTVGLSAIRIKKPIKTKFRLPVFNWTALKPNQINGTVFSELDDEKILEDLDLDKFEELFKTKAQGPALDLICSKNKTAQKAASKVTLLEANRAKNLAITLRKAGRTAEEICRAIHTFDLQTLPVDFVECLMRFLPTEAEVKLLRQYERERQPLEELAAEDRFMLLFSKVERLTQRMAGMAFLGNFQDNLQMLTPQLNAIIAASASVKSSQKLKQMLEIILALGNYMNSSKRGAVYGFKLQSLDLLLDTKSTDRKMTLLHFIALTVKEKYPELANFWQELHFVEKAAAVSLENVLLDVKELGRGMELIRRECSIHDNSVLRNFLSTNEGKLDKLQRDAKTAEEAYNAVVRYFGESPKTTPPSVFFPVFVRFIRSYKEAEQENEARKKQEEVMREKQLAQEAKKLDAKTPSQRNKWQQQELIAELRRRQAKEHRPVYEGKDGAIEDIITGFNHHQPMVTHSQARSECCTTQWPSSGSRSPLRSSWRQEYYNSQSPADVDSEPKAQGPAEGYVVPAAAAPALRLTRPCATVGTRSVGA; encoded by the exons ATGTTATTACCCAG GTTTGACTTTGAGGGTCTGGAGAGTGGTGATGATGGTGCATTTGACAAGCTCCGGTCCTGGAGCAGGTCAATCGAGGACCTGCAACCGCCCAACGCCCTGTCGGCCCCCTTCACCAACAGCCTCGCTCGCTCTGCGCGCCAGTCCGTGCTCCG GTACAGTACTCTCCCTGGCCGCCGGGCCCTGAAGAACTCCCGGCTGGTGAGCCAGAAGGATGATGTGCATGTCTGCATCCTTTGTCTCAGAGCCATCATGAACTATCAG TATGGCTTCAACTTGGTCATGTCCCACCCCCACGCTGTCAATGAGATTGCACTTAGCCTCAACAACAAGAATCCAAG GACCAAAGCCCTGGTCTTGGAGCTGCTGGCAGCTGTGTGTTTGGTGCGGGGAGGTCATGAAATCATCCTTGCTGCCTTTGACAATTTCAAAGAG GTGTGCAAAGAACTGCATCGCTTTGAGAAGCTAATGGAGTATTTCCGGAATGAAGACAGCAACATTGACTTCTTG GTGGCCTGCATGCAGTTCATCAACATTGTGGTACACTCGGTAGAGGACATGAACTTCCGGGTCCACCTGCAATATGAGTTTACCAAGTTGGGGCTGGAGGAATTCCTACAG AAGTCAAGGCACACGGAGAGCGAGAAATTACAGGTGCAGATTCAGGCATACCTGGACAATGTGTTTGACGTGGGGGGCTTATTGGAGGATGCGGAAACCAAGAATGTAGCCCTGGAAAAGGTGGAAGAACTGGAGGAGCATGTGTCTCAT CTCACAGAGAAGCTTCTGGACCTGGAGAATGAGAATATGATGCGGGTGGCAGAACTGGAGAAGCAGCTGCTACAGCgggaaaaggagctggagagcaTCAAG GAGACATACGAGAACACAAGCAACCAGGTGCACACCCTTCGGAGGCTCattaaggagaaggaggaggcctTCCAGCGCCGATGCCACCTGGAGCCAAGTGCCCGGAGCCTGGAATCCATGGGTGGGAGCGAGGCCCTAGCCAGGGTAGGCCCTACAGAGCTGACTGAAGGCTCGACACCCTCCGACCTGGACCTGCTGGCTCCAGCCCCACCTGCTGAGGagactcttcctctgcctcctccaccaGCCCCGCCTttgcccccaccccctcctccactACCAG ACAAATGTCCCCCTGCCCCACCTCTTCCTGGTGCTGCTCCTTCTGTGGTGTTGACAGTGGGCCTGTCTG CCATTCGCATCAAGAAACCTATCAAGACCAAGTTCCGGCTGCCAGTCTTCAACTGGACAGCACTGAAACCCAATCAGATCAATGGCACTGTCTTCAGTGAACTTGATGATGAGAAGATCTTGGAG GACTTAGACCTGGACAAGTTTGAAGAATTATTTAAGACAAAAGCCCAGGGTCCTGCCCTTGACCTCATCTGCTCCAAGAATAAGACAGCACAAAAGGCTGCCAGCAAGGTGACCCTTTTGGAAGCCAATCGTGCCAAGAACCTGGCTATCACCCTTCGCAAGGCTGGGCGCACAGCTGAGGAGATCTGCAGGGCCATCCACAC GTTTGACTTACAGACACTACCTGTAGACTTCGTGGAATGCCTGATGCGCTTCCTGCCTACAGAGGCTGAGGTGAAACTGTTGCGGCAGTATGAGCGAGAACGACAGCCCCTAGAGGAGCTGGCAGCTGAGGACCGCTTCATGTTGCTCTTCAGCAAGGTGGAACGGTTGACCCAGCGAATGGCTGGCATGGCCTTTCTGGGCAACTTCCAGGACAATCTGCAGATGCTCACACCG CAACTGAATGCCATCattgcagcctctgcctccgTCAAGtcctcacagaaactgaagcagatgCTGGAG ATCATTCTTGCATTGGGGAACTACATGAACAGCAGCAAGCGAGGTGCTGTATATGGCTTCAAGCTCCAGAGCCTGGACCTG CTGTTAGACACCAAGTCCACTGACCGGAAAATGACACTGCTGCACTTCATCGCCTTGACGGTGAAGGAGAAATACCCAGAGTTGGCTAACTTCTGGCAGGAGCTGCACTTTGTGGAGAAGGCTGCAGCAG TGTCCCTGGAGAACGTGCTGCTAGACGTCAAAGAGCTGGGCCGGGGAATGGAGCTGATTCGGCGGGAATGCAGCATTCATGACAACAGCGTTCTGCGAAACTTCCTTAGTACCAATGAAGGCAAACTGGACAAGCTCCAGCGTGATGCCAAAACTGCTGAG GAGGCCTACAATGCAGTTGTGCGCTACTTTGGCGAGAGTCCCAAGACCACACCTCCCTCTGTATTTTTCCCAGTATTTGTCCGATTCATTCGTTCTTACAAG GAAGCAGAACAAGAGAATGAAGCCCGTAAGAAACAAGAGGAGGTAATGCGGGAGAAGCAGCTGGCTCAGGAAGCCAAGAAGCTGGATGCCAAG ACTCCATCCCAGCGGAACAAATGGCAGCAGCAGGAGCTGATTGCAGAGCTGAGGCGGCGCCAAGCTAAGGAACACCGGCCTGTTTACGAGGGGAAGGATGGTGCCATTGAGGACATCATTACAG GCTTCAACCATCATCAACCCATGGTCACTCACAGCCAAGCCAGGAGTGAGTGCTGTACCACCCAGTGGCCCTCCTCGGGCTCCAGGTCCCCATTGAGATCCTCTTGGAGGCAGGAGTACTATAATTCTCAGAGTCCTGCAGACGTGGACAGTGAACCCAAAGCCCAGGGCCCGGCAGAAGGCTATGTTGTCCCAGCTGCAGCTGCTCCAGCTCTAAGGCTGACTCGTCCCTGTGCCACTGTGGGCACTAGGTCTGTAGGGGCCTAG
- the Fmnl3 gene encoding formin-like protein 3 has translation MGNLESTDGGPGEPPSVPLLLPPGKTPMPEPCELEERFALVLSSMNLPPDKARLLRQYDNEKKWDLICDQERFQVKNPPHTYIQKLQSFLDPNVTRKKFRRRVQESTKVLRELEISLRTNHIGWVREFLNDENKGLDVLVDYLSFAQCSVMFDFEGLESGDDGAFDKLRSWSRSIEDLQPPNALSAPFTNSLARSARQSVLRYSTLPGRRALKNSRLVSQKDDVHVCILCLRAIMNYQYGFNLVMSHPHAVNEIALSLNNKNPRTKALVLELLAAVCLVRGGHEIILAAFDNFKEVCKELHRFEKLMEYFRNEDSNIDFLVACMQFINIVVHSVEDMNFRVHLQYEFTKLGLEEFLQKSRHTESEKLQVQIQAYLDNVFDVGGLLEDAETKNVALEKVEELEEHVSHLTEKLLDLENENMMRVAELEKQLLQREKELESIKETYENTSNQVHTLRRLIKEKEEAFQRRCHLEPSARSLESMGGSEALARVGPTELTEGSTPSDLDLLAPAPPAEETLPLPPPPAPPLPPPPPPLPDKCPPAPPLPGAAPSVVLTVGLSAIRIKKPIKTKFRLPVFNWTALKPNQINGTVFSELDDEKILEDLDLDKFEELFKTKAQGPALDLICSKNKTAQKAASKVTLLEANRAKNLAITLRKAGRTAEEICRAIHTFDLQTLPVDFVECLMRFLPTEAEVKLLRQYERERQPLEELAAEDRFMLLFSKVERLTQRMAGMAFLGNFQDNLQMLTPQLNAIIAASASVKSSQKLKQMLEIILALGNYMNSSKRGAVYGFKLQSLDLLLDTKSTDRKMTLLHFIALTVKEKYPELANFWQELHFVEKAAAVSLENVLLDVKELGRGMELIRRECSIHDNSVLRNFLSTNEGKLDKLQRDAKTAEEAYNAVVRYFGESPKTTPPSVFFPVFVRFIRSYKEAEQENEARKKQEEVMREKQLAQEAKKLDAKTPSQRNKWQQQELIAELRRRQAKEHRPVYEGKDGAIEDIITGFNHHQPMVTHSQARSECCTTQWPSSGSRSPLRSSWRQEYYNSQSPADVDSEPKAQGPAEGYVVPAAAAPALRLTRPCATVGTRSVGA, from the exons AGCTCTATGAACCTGCCTCCTGACAAGGCCCGGCTGCTGCGACAGTATGACAACGAGAAGAAGTGGGATCTGATCTGTGACCAG GAAAGATTTCAAGTGAAGAATCCTCCCCACACCTATATCCAGAAACTCCAGAGCTTCTTGGACCCCAATGTGACGCGGAAG AAGTTCAGGAGGAGAGTCCAGGAGTCAACCAAAGTCCTCAGGGAGCTGGAGATCTCACTTCGCACCAATCACATTGG GTGGGTAAGGGAGTTTCTCAATGATGAGAACAAAGGCCTGGATGTGCTGGTGGATTACCTGTCGTTTGCCCAGTGTTCTGTCAT GTTTGACTTTGAGGGTCTGGAGAGTGGTGATGATGGTGCATTTGACAAGCTCCGGTCCTGGAGCAGGTCAATCGAGGACCTGCAACCGCCCAACGCCCTGTCGGCCCCCTTCACCAACAGCCTCGCTCGCTCTGCGCGCCAGTCCGTGCTCCG GTACAGTACTCTCCCTGGCCGCCGGGCCCTGAAGAACTCCCGGCTGGTGAGCCAGAAGGATGATGTGCATGTCTGCATCCTTTGTCTCAGAGCCATCATGAACTATCAG TATGGCTTCAACTTGGTCATGTCCCACCCCCACGCTGTCAATGAGATTGCACTTAGCCTCAACAACAAGAATCCAAG GACCAAAGCCCTGGTCTTGGAGCTGCTGGCAGCTGTGTGTTTGGTGCGGGGAGGTCATGAAATCATCCTTGCTGCCTTTGACAATTTCAAAGAG GTGTGCAAAGAACTGCATCGCTTTGAGAAGCTAATGGAGTATTTCCGGAATGAAGACAGCAACATTGACTTCTTG GTGGCCTGCATGCAGTTCATCAACATTGTGGTACACTCGGTAGAGGACATGAACTTCCGGGTCCACCTGCAATATGAGTTTACCAAGTTGGGGCTGGAGGAATTCCTACAG AAGTCAAGGCACACGGAGAGCGAGAAATTACAGGTGCAGATTCAGGCATACCTGGACAATGTGTTTGACGTGGGGGGCTTATTGGAGGATGCGGAAACCAAGAATGTAGCCCTGGAAAAGGTGGAAGAACTGGAGGAGCATGTGTCTCAT CTCACAGAGAAGCTTCTGGACCTGGAGAATGAGAATATGATGCGGGTGGCAGAACTGGAGAAGCAGCTGCTACAGCgggaaaaggagctggagagcaTCAAG GAGACATACGAGAACACAAGCAACCAGGTGCACACCCTTCGGAGGCTCattaaggagaaggaggaggcctTCCAGCGCCGATGCCACCTGGAGCCAAGTGCCCGGAGCCTGGAATCCATGGGTGGGAGCGAGGCCCTAGCCAGGGTAGGCCCTACAGAGCTGACTGAAGGCTCGACACCCTCCGACCTGGACCTGCTGGCTCCAGCCCCACCTGCTGAGGagactcttcctctgcctcctccaccaGCCCCGCCTttgcccccaccccctcctccactACCAG ACAAATGTCCCCCTGCCCCACCTCTTCCTGGTGCTGCTCCTTCTGTGGTGTTGACAGTGGGCCTGTCTG CCATTCGCATCAAGAAACCTATCAAGACCAAGTTCCGGCTGCCAGTCTTCAACTGGACAGCACTGAAACCCAATCAGATCAATGGCACTGTCTTCAGTGAACTTGATGATGAGAAGATCTTGGAG GACTTAGACCTGGACAAGTTTGAAGAATTATTTAAGACAAAAGCCCAGGGTCCTGCCCTTGACCTCATCTGCTCCAAGAATAAGACAGCACAAAAGGCTGCCAGCAAGGTGACCCTTTTGGAAGCCAATCGTGCCAAGAACCTGGCTATCACCCTTCGCAAGGCTGGGCGCACAGCTGAGGAGATCTGCAGGGCCATCCACAC GTTTGACTTACAGACACTACCTGTAGACTTCGTGGAATGCCTGATGCGCTTCCTGCCTACAGAGGCTGAGGTGAAACTGTTGCGGCAGTATGAGCGAGAACGACAGCCCCTAGAGGAGCTGGCAGCTGAGGACCGCTTCATGTTGCTCTTCAGCAAGGTGGAACGGTTGACCCAGCGAATGGCTGGCATGGCCTTTCTGGGCAACTTCCAGGACAATCTGCAGATGCTCACACCG CAACTGAATGCCATCattgcagcctctgcctccgTCAAGtcctcacagaaactgaagcagatgCTGGAG ATCATTCTTGCATTGGGGAACTACATGAACAGCAGCAAGCGAGGTGCTGTATATGGCTTCAAGCTCCAGAGCCTGGACCTG CTGTTAGACACCAAGTCCACTGACCGGAAAATGACACTGCTGCACTTCATCGCCTTGACGGTGAAGGAGAAATACCCAGAGTTGGCTAACTTCTGGCAGGAGCTGCACTTTGTGGAGAAGGCTGCAGCAG TGTCCCTGGAGAACGTGCTGCTAGACGTCAAAGAGCTGGGCCGGGGAATGGAGCTGATTCGGCGGGAATGCAGCATTCATGACAACAGCGTTCTGCGAAACTTCCTTAGTACCAATGAAGGCAAACTGGACAAGCTCCAGCGTGATGCCAAAACTGCTGAG GAGGCCTACAATGCAGTTGTGCGCTACTTTGGCGAGAGTCCCAAGACCACACCTCCCTCTGTATTTTTCCCAGTATTTGTCCGATTCATTCGTTCTTACAAG GAAGCAGAACAAGAGAATGAAGCCCGTAAGAAACAAGAGGAGGTAATGCGGGAGAAGCAGCTGGCTCAGGAAGCCAAGAAGCTGGATGCCAAG ACTCCATCCCAGCGGAACAAATGGCAGCAGCAGGAGCTGATTGCAGAGCTGAGGCGGCGCCAAGCTAAGGAACACCGGCCTGTTTACGAGGGGAAGGATGGTGCCATTGAGGACATCATTACAG GCTTCAACCATCATCAACCCATGGTCACTCACAGCCAAGCCAGGAGTGAGTGCTGTACCACCCAGTGGCCCTCCTCGGGCTCCAGGTCCCCATTGAGATCCTCTTGGAGGCAGGAGTACTATAATTCTCAGAGTCCTGCAGACGTGGACAGTGAACCCAAAGCCCAGGGCCCGGCAGAAGGCTATGTTGTCCCAGCTGCAGCTGCTCCAGCTCTAAGGCTGACTCGTCCCTGTGCCACTGTGGGCACTAGGTCTGTAGGGGCCTAG
- the Fmnl3 gene encoding formin-like protein 3 isoform X1, whose amino-acid sequence MNLPPDKARLLRQYDNEKKWDLICDQERFQVKNPPHTYIQKLQSFLDPNVTRKKFRRRVQESTKVLRELEISLRTNHIGWVREFLNDENKGLDVLVDYLSFAQCSVMFDFEGLESGDDGAFDKLRSWSRSIEDLQPPNALSAPFTNSLARSARQSVLRYSTLPGRRALKNSRLVSQKDDVHVCILCLRAIMNYQYGFNLVMSHPHAVNEIALSLNNKNPRTKALVLELLAAVCLVRGGHEIILAAFDNFKEVCKELHRFEKLMEYFRNEDSNIDFLVACMQFINIVVHSVEDMNFRVHLQYEFTKLGLEEFLQKSRHTESEKLQVQIQAYLDNVFDVGGLLEDAETKNVALEKVEELEEHVSHLTEKLLDLENENMMRVAELEKQLLQREKELESIKETYENTSNQVHTLRRLIKEKEEAFQRRCHLEPSARSLESMGGSEALARVGPTELTEGSTPSDLDLLAPAPPAEETLPLPPPPAPPLPPPPPPLPDKCPPAPPLPGAAPSVVLTVGLSAIRIKKPIKTKFRLPVFNWTALKPNQINGTVFSELDDEKILEDLDLDKFEELFKTKAQGPALDLICSKNKTAQKAASKVTLLEANRAKNLAITLRKAGRTAEEICRAIHTFDLQTLPVDFVECLMRFLPTEAEVKLLRQYERERQPLEELAAEDRFMLLFSKVERLTQRMAGMAFLGNFQDNLQMLTPQLNAIIAASASVKSSQKLKQMLEIILALGNYMNSSKRGAVYGFKLQSLDLLLDTKSTDRKMTLLHFIALTVKEKYPELANFWQELHFVEKAAAVSLENVLLDVKELGRGMELIRRECSIHDNSVLRNFLSTNEGKLDKLQRDAKTAEEAYNAVVRYFGESPKTTPPSVFFPVFVRFIRSYKEAEQENEARKKQEEVMREKQLAQEAKKLDAKTPSQRNKWQQQELIAELRRRQAKEHRPVYEGKDGAIEDIITGFNHHQPMVTHSQARSECCTTQWPSSGSRSPLRSSWRQEYYNSQSPADVDSEPKAQGPAEGYVVPAAAAPALRLTRPCATVGTRSVGA is encoded by the exons ATGAACCTGCCTCCTGACAAGGCCCGGCTGCTGCGACAGTATGACAACGAGAAGAAGTGGGATCTGATCTGTGACCAG GAAAGATTTCAAGTGAAGAATCCTCCCCACACCTATATCCAGAAACTCCAGAGCTTCTTGGACCCCAATGTGACGCGGAAG AAGTTCAGGAGGAGAGTCCAGGAGTCAACCAAAGTCCTCAGGGAGCTGGAGATCTCACTTCGCACCAATCACATTGG GTGGGTAAGGGAGTTTCTCAATGATGAGAACAAAGGCCTGGATGTGCTGGTGGATTACCTGTCGTTTGCCCAGTGTTCTGTCAT GTTTGACTTTGAGGGTCTGGAGAGTGGTGATGATGGTGCATTTGACAAGCTCCGGTCCTGGAGCAGGTCAATCGAGGACCTGCAACCGCCCAACGCCCTGTCGGCCCCCTTCACCAACAGCCTCGCTCGCTCTGCGCGCCAGTCCGTGCTCCG GTACAGTACTCTCCCTGGCCGCCGGGCCCTGAAGAACTCCCGGCTGGTGAGCCAGAAGGATGATGTGCATGTCTGCATCCTTTGTCTCAGAGCCATCATGAACTATCAG TATGGCTTCAACTTGGTCATGTCCCACCCCCACGCTGTCAATGAGATTGCACTTAGCCTCAACAACAAGAATCCAAG GACCAAAGCCCTGGTCTTGGAGCTGCTGGCAGCTGTGTGTTTGGTGCGGGGAGGTCATGAAATCATCCTTGCTGCCTTTGACAATTTCAAAGAG GTGTGCAAAGAACTGCATCGCTTTGAGAAGCTAATGGAGTATTTCCGGAATGAAGACAGCAACATTGACTTCTTG GTGGCCTGCATGCAGTTCATCAACATTGTGGTACACTCGGTAGAGGACATGAACTTCCGGGTCCACCTGCAATATGAGTTTACCAAGTTGGGGCTGGAGGAATTCCTACAG AAGTCAAGGCACACGGAGAGCGAGAAATTACAGGTGCAGATTCAGGCATACCTGGACAATGTGTTTGACGTGGGGGGCTTATTGGAGGATGCGGAAACCAAGAATGTAGCCCTGGAAAAGGTGGAAGAACTGGAGGAGCATGTGTCTCAT CTCACAGAGAAGCTTCTGGACCTGGAGAATGAGAATATGATGCGGGTGGCAGAACTGGAGAAGCAGCTGCTACAGCgggaaaaggagctggagagcaTCAAG GAGACATACGAGAACACAAGCAACCAGGTGCACACCCTTCGGAGGCTCattaaggagaaggaggaggcctTCCAGCGCCGATGCCACCTGGAGCCAAGTGCCCGGAGCCTGGAATCCATGGGTGGGAGCGAGGCCCTAGCCAGGGTAGGCCCTACAGAGCTGACTGAAGGCTCGACACCCTCCGACCTGGACCTGCTGGCTCCAGCCCCACCTGCTGAGGagactcttcctctgcctcctccaccaGCCCCGCCTttgcccccaccccctcctccactACCAG ACAAATGTCCCCCTGCCCCACCTCTTCCTGGTGCTGCTCCTTCTGTGGTGTTGACAGTGGGCCTGTCTG CCATTCGCATCAAGAAACCTATCAAGACCAAGTTCCGGCTGCCAGTCTTCAACTGGACAGCACTGAAACCCAATCAGATCAATGGCACTGTCTTCAGTGAACTTGATGATGAGAAGATCTTGGAG GACTTAGACCTGGACAAGTTTGAAGAATTATTTAAGACAAAAGCCCAGGGTCCTGCCCTTGACCTCATCTGCTCCAAGAATAAGACAGCACAAAAGGCTGCCAGCAAGGTGACCCTTTTGGAAGCCAATCGTGCCAAGAACCTGGCTATCACCCTTCGCAAGGCTGGGCGCACAGCTGAGGAGATCTGCAGGGCCATCCACAC GTTTGACTTACAGACACTACCTGTAGACTTCGTGGAATGCCTGATGCGCTTCCTGCCTACAGAGGCTGAGGTGAAACTGTTGCGGCAGTATGAGCGAGAACGACAGCCCCTAGAGGAGCTGGCAGCTGAGGACCGCTTCATGTTGCTCTTCAGCAAGGTGGAACGGTTGACCCAGCGAATGGCTGGCATGGCCTTTCTGGGCAACTTCCAGGACAATCTGCAGATGCTCACACCG CAACTGAATGCCATCattgcagcctctgcctccgTCAAGtcctcacagaaactgaagcagatgCTGGAG ATCATTCTTGCATTGGGGAACTACATGAACAGCAGCAAGCGAGGTGCTGTATATGGCTTCAAGCTCCAGAGCCTGGACCTG CTGTTAGACACCAAGTCCACTGACCGGAAAATGACACTGCTGCACTTCATCGCCTTGACGGTGAAGGAGAAATACCCAGAGTTGGCTAACTTCTGGCAGGAGCTGCACTTTGTGGAGAAGGCTGCAGCAG TGTCCCTGGAGAACGTGCTGCTAGACGTCAAAGAGCTGGGCCGGGGAATGGAGCTGATTCGGCGGGAATGCAGCATTCATGACAACAGCGTTCTGCGAAACTTCCTTAGTACCAATGAAGGCAAACTGGACAAGCTCCAGCGTGATGCCAAAACTGCTGAG GAGGCCTACAATGCAGTTGTGCGCTACTTTGGCGAGAGTCCCAAGACCACACCTCCCTCTGTATTTTTCCCAGTATTTGTCCGATTCATTCGTTCTTACAAG GAAGCAGAACAAGAGAATGAAGCCCGTAAGAAACAAGAGGAGGTAATGCGGGAGAAGCAGCTGGCTCAGGAAGCCAAGAAGCTGGATGCCAAG ACTCCATCCCAGCGGAACAAATGGCAGCAGCAGGAGCTGATTGCAGAGCTGAGGCGGCGCCAAGCTAAGGAACACCGGCCTGTTTACGAGGGGAAGGATGGTGCCATTGAGGACATCATTACAG GCTTCAACCATCATCAACCCATGGTCACTCACAGCCAAGCCAGGAGTGAGTGCTGTACCACCCAGTGGCCCTCCTCGGGCTCCAGGTCCCCATTGAGATCCTCTTGGAGGCAGGAGTACTATAATTCTCAGAGTCCTGCAGACGTGGACAGTGAACCCAAAGCCCAGGGCCCGGCAGAAGGCTATGTTGTCCCAGCTGCAGCTGCTCCAGCTCTAAGGCTGACTCGTCCCTGTGCCACTGTGGGCACTAGGTCTGTAGGGGCCTAG